A region from the Populus trichocarpa isolate Nisqually-1 chromosome 18, P.trichocarpa_v4.1, whole genome shotgun sequence genome encodes:
- the LOC18107588 gene encoding putative disease resistance protein RGA3 produces MVDALVSVVLEQLSSILIQEVQREVRLVVGVKNEIKKLTSNFQAIQAVLANAEERQLKDQLVKHWLDQLKDVSYDMDDVLDEWGTAIAKSQSKVNEHPRKNTRKVCSFMIFSCFRFREVGLRCRVAYKIKELNERIDGIVVEKNKFDFKSSKVEIKQLEHRKTTSVIDVEEVKGREMDKVKVMKMLLSESSQGPALRIISLVGMGGIGKTTLARLVYNDHVVETHFEKRIWVCVSDPFDEITIAKAILEALMGFAHNVIELQTLLEKIQSLIREKKFLLVLDDVWNEDSTKWEQLRNSLKCGCLPGSSIVVTTRNRNVANCMGSSSTDILELRLLSIDECWSLFSQLAFFDKNSRERGDLEDIGRRIAAKCKGLPLAAKSLGSLLRFKSRIEEWESVLNSQFWEIKEAESKILAHLWLSYYDLPSEMRQCFSYCAVFPKDFRFGRDALIKLWMAQGFLRETRNKEMEVIGRECFEALAARSFFQDFEKDEGDGSIYACKMHDMVHDFAQRLTKNKCFSVDIEGAAESKIDSFSRDARHSMVVFRNYKTFSFPATIHSLKKLRSLIVDGRPSSMNAALPNLIANLSCLRTLKLSGCGIEEVPSNIGKLIHLRHADLSGNLIRELPEEMCELYNMLTLDVSFCEKLERLPDNIGRLVKLRHLSFGNIWNNSFFVKVKGVEGLSSLRKLDEFHVSGSGEVSNIGDLRNLNHLQGSLKIRWLGDVKDPNEVKKAEMKSKKHLTRLDLFFQSRTDREKINDDEVLEALEPPPNIYSLVIGYYQGVIPVFPSCFNKLRVVELFKWGKIGNLPPLGKLPSLEELIINGMECVGKVGRGFLGLGVDGEDGEDSDISIGEMTSSSNTIITFPKLKSLSFYLMEEWEEWEGGEGGNEDKTNISISTIIMPSLRSLTIWGCPKLKALPDYVLQSTTLEQLEIYESPILEEEFEAGGKGWPNASHTPNITIN; encoded by the coding sequence ATGGTTGATGCTCTTGTTTCCGTAGTATTGGAGCAGTTGAGCTCAATCCTTATTCAGGAAGTGCAACGAGAAGTGAGGCTCGTCGTTGGTGTCAAGAACGAGATTAAAAAGCTTACCAGCAATTTCCAAGCCATCCAAGCTGTGCTTGCCAATGCAGAGGAAAGACAGTTGAAGGATCAGTTGGTCAAACATTGGTTAGATCAGCTCAAAGACGTATCTTACGACATGGATGATGTTCTGGATGAGTGGGGCACTGCAATTGCAAAATCGCAAAGCAAGGTAAATGAGCATCCCCGCAAGAATACAAGGAAGGTATGCTCTTTCATGATCTTCTCTTGCTTTCGTTTTAGAGAAGTTGGTTTGCGTTGTCGTGTTGCTTATAAGATAAAAGAACTGAATGAAAGAATAGATGGCATTGTGGTTGAGAAAAATAAGTTCGACTTCAAGTCATCTAAAGTGGAAATTAAACAGCTTGAACATCGAAAAACCACTTCTGTTATAGATGTAGAAGAAGTTAAAGGTAGAGAAATGGATAAAGTCAAGGTTATGAAAATGTTGTTGAGTGAGAGTAGTCAAGGACCAGCCCTCCGTATAATCTCTCTAGTAGGGATGGGAGGGATAGGAAAGACAACCCTTGCTCGACTAGTTTATAATGATCATGTGGTGGAGACCCATTTTGAGAAGAGAATATGGGTTTGTGTATCAGATCCCTTTGATGAGATAACGATTGCCAAGGCAATCCTTGAAGCTCTTATGGGGTTTGCCCATAATGTAATCGAATTGCAGACTTTACTAGAAAAAATACAATCATTGATTAGGGAAAAGAAATTCTTGCTTGTCCTAGATGATGTGTGGAATGAAGATTCCACAAAGTGGGAGCAACTGAGAAACTCCCTCAAGTGTGGTTGTTTGCCTGGAAGTAGTATTGTGGTGACCACACGTAATAGGAATGTTGCAAATTGCATGGGCTCCTCATCCACTGACATTTTAGAACTAAGACTTCTCTCTATTGATGAATGCTGGTCACTGTTCAGTCAGCTTgcattttttgataaaaacagtAGAGAAAGAGGAGATTTAGAAGATATTGGTAGACGAATTGCAGCAAAGTGTAAAGGCTTGCCTCTTGCTGCAAAGAGTCTAGGAAGTCTTTTGCGCTTTAAAAGTAGAATAGAAGAGTGGGAAAGTGTCTTGAATAGCCAATTTTGGGAGATTAAAGAAGCTGAAAGCAAAATTTTGGCTCATTTATGGTTGAGCTACTATGACCTGCCCTCTGAAATGAGACAGTGTTTCTCATATTGTGCAGTCTTTCCAAAAGACTTCAGATTTGGGAGGGATGCTTTGATCAAACTGTGGATGGCACAAGGTTTCCTTCGGGAAACACGAAATAAAGAGATGGAAGTAATTGGTCGTGAGTGCTTCGAAGCTTTAGCTGCTCGCTCTTTCTTTCAAGATTTTGAGAAAGACGAGGGTGATGGCAGCATTTATGCATGTAAGATGCATGATATGGTGCATGATTTTGCACAAAggttgacaaaaaataaatgttttagtGTAGATATCGAAGGTGCGGCAGAGTCGAAGATAGACTCTTTTTCTAGAGATGCCCGACACTCCATGGTAGTGTTTAGAAATTATAAAACCTTCTCATTTCCTGCAACCATCCATAGTTTGAAAAAGCTTCGCAGCCTGATTGTTGATGGTCGTCCTTCATCGATGAATGCAGCCTTACCTAACTTAATCGCTAATTTGAGTTGTCTAAGAACATTGAAGTTGTCAGGATGTGGAATAGAAGAAGTCCCATCCAACATAGGAAAGTTGATACACCTTAGGCATGCTGACTTGTCTGGTAATCTAATCAGGGAGTTACCTGAAGAGATGTGTGAATTGTATAATATGCTAACTTTAGATGTCTCCTTCTGTGAGAAACTTGAAAGGCTGCCTGATAACATAGGAAGACTAGTCAAATTAAGACATCTCAGTTTTGGTAATATTTGGAATAACTCATTTTTTGTAAAGGTGAAAGGAGTTGAGGGGTTAAGTTCTCTTCGGAAATTAGATGAGTTCCATGTGAGTGGTAGTGGTGAAGTGTCTAATATTGGGGATTTGAGAAACTTGAACCACCTTCAAGGATCTCTTAAGATAAGATGGTTGGGAGATGTGAAAGATCCAAATGAGGTTAAGAAAGCAGAAATGAAGAGCAAGAAACACCTCACTcgtttagatttattttttcaatcgaGGACAGACAGGGAGAAAATTAACGATGATGAAGTCCTTGAAGCCTTAGAACCACCTCCAAACATTTATTCATTGGTAATAGGTTATTACCAAGGAGTCATCCcagtgtttcctagttgttttAATAAACTAAGGGTTGTTGAACTCTTTAAGTGGGGGAAGATTGGGAATCTGCCTCCTTTGGGGAAGTTGCCATCTCTTGAAGAATTAATCATAAATGGGATGGAATGTGTGGGAAAGGTGGGGCGTGGATTCTTGGGATTGGGAGTTGATGGCGAGGATGGTGAGGATAGTGACATTAGTATTGGAGAAATgacatcatcatcaaatactATTATTACATTCCCCAAGTTGAAAAGTCTTTCCTTTTATCTTATGGAAGAGTGGGAAGAGTGggaaggaggagaaggaggaaaTGAAGATAAAACAAACATCTCCATTTCAACCATAATTATGCCGTCTCTTCGTTCCTTGACAATTTGGGGTTGTCCAAAACTGAAAGCACTTCCGGATTACGTGCTCCAGTCAACAACTCTTGAGCAATTGGAAATCTATGAAAGCCCAATTCTAGAAGAGGAATTCGAAGCAGGTGGAAAGGGTTGGCCCAACGCCTCTCATACCCCAAACATCACAATTAATTAA
- the LOC18107590 gene encoding pentatricopeptide repeat-containing protein At5g24830 isoform X2: MDAVVGDEFSNNKQGDGGGGDPLVFNVLDSMLKGSLDRLKSMRDDISLVKKGITGCALDVNCAGNEAIIKDLCLGGKLGPALWLRSKMIQKGFVPDVLTHNYMVNGLCKMIELEKADWLIREMLDKGPSPNCATYNTFIKGYCLLDKVDKALHLFSSMANSGTKPNRVTFNTLLHALCKKDLLTEGKKLLGEILDDDEKATSNVITSTILMDCSIKSGDIVQALGIWDSMVEEGTPMDVISYNVLIHGFCLARDMKLAYSYSCQMLKMGLLPDVFTYNTLVSSLCKSGKLDEACYIHDVMLRMGVAPDEVSYKLIIQGLCVCGDVDKANGYLNCMLEKSMIPEPLVWNLIIDGYGRCGDICNAFAIRDRMLSFGVVPNVFTYNALIHAQVKIGNILYAYFLKKDMLLKGLFPDVVTYNLLIGAAAHAGHIHYALQLYDEMLRGGCNPDMITYTELIRGYCVKYNTKEAEELLAKLLKSGLLIDHVPFQILIKQYCKMKEPDRAFQLYRKWLAGNKRLSSLEIRSPARTVQNY, from the exons ATGGATGCTGTTGTTGGTGATGAGTTTTCGAATAATAAGCAAGGCGATGGCGGAGGAGGAGACCCACTAGTTTTTAATgtattggattcaatgcttaaGGGTAGTTTGGATCGTTTGAAATCGATGAG GGATGATATCTCTTTGGTGAAGAAAGGCATTACAGGATGTGCGCTGGATGTTAATTGTGCAGGAAATGAAGCTATAATCAAGGATTTGTGTCTGGGGGGTAAGTTGGGACCAGCTTTATGGCTAAGGAGTAAAATGATTCAGAAAGGTTTTGTTCCCGATGTGCTGACACACAATTATATGGTGAATGGACTGTGCAAAATGATTGAGTTGGAGAAGGCAGATTGGCTTATTAGGGAGATGCTAGACAAGGGTCCATCTCCCAACTGCGCCACATATAATACTTTTATCAAAGGTTATTGTCTTCTTGATAAGGTTGATAAAGCATTACATCTGTTTTCTTCTATGGCTAATAGTGGTACCAAACCAAATAGAGTTACTTTCAACACACTTTTGCATGCACTCTGCAAGAAGGACCTTTTAACTGAAGGTAAGAAGCTTCTTGGAGAGATATTAGATGATGACGAAAAGGCAACATCAAATGTTATCACCTCAACTATACTTATGGATTGTTCTATCAAGAGTGGAGATATAGTTCAGGCGCTTGGTATCTGGGATTCAATGGTGGAGGAGGGTACCCCAATGGATGTTATCTCATATAATGTTCTTATCCACGGATTCTGTTTAGCCAGAGACATGAAACTTGCATATAGCTATTCTTGTCAAATGCTTAAAATGGGTCTACTGCCTGATGTCTTCACATATAACACTCTTGTATCTAGCCTTTGCAAGAGTGGAAAGCTTGATGAGGCTTGTTACATACATGATGTGATGTTAAGAATGGGAGTTGCTCCAGATGAGGTTTcgtataaattaataattcaagGCCTATGTGTTTGTGGGGATGTAGATAAGGCTAATGGTTATCTTAATTGTATGTTAGAGAAATCAATGATACCAGAGCCTCTTGTGTGGAACCTCATAATTGATGGTTATGGGAGATGTGGAGATATTTGTAATGCATTTGCCATCAGAGATCGTATGTTGTCTTTTGGTGTTGTACCAAATGTGTTCACTTACAATGCATTGATCCATGCACAAGTAAAAATAGGAAACATTTTGTAtgcatattttctgaaaaaggATATGCTTTTAAAGGGCCTTTTTCCGGATGTGGTTACTTACAATCTTTTGATCGGTGCAGCTGCTCATGCAGGACACATTCATTATGCTCTTCAATTATATGATGAAATGCTTAGAGGGGGATGTAATCCAGACATGATAACTTACACTGAGCTAATTAGAGGTTACTGTGTGAAGTATAACACCAAGGAGGCAGAGGAACTTTTAGCCAAGTTATTGAAATCTGGTTTACTAATTGATCACGTTCCATTTCAAATACTAATTAAGCAGTACTGCAAAATGAAGGAGCCTGATAGGGCATTTCAGCTGTATCGGAAGTGGTTGGCTGGAAACAAGAGACTTTCCTCTTTGGAGATCCGGAGTCCTGCTAGGACAGTGCAAAATTACTAG
- the LOC18107590 gene encoding pentatricopeptide repeat-containing protein At5g24830 isoform X1: MALCISFGESSTTTVSAQVLLLRFFEKTIESFKHNVTNLFCGVLSCEPVLDPDLRRTGGQGMDAVVGDEFSNNKQGDGGGGDPLVFNVLDSMLKGSLDRLKSMRDDISLVKKGITGCALDVNCAGNEAIIKDLCLGGKLGPALWLRSKMIQKGFVPDVLTHNYMVNGLCKMIELEKADWLIREMLDKGPSPNCATYNTFIKGYCLLDKVDKALHLFSSMANSGTKPNRVTFNTLLHALCKKDLLTEGKKLLGEILDDDEKATSNVITSTILMDCSIKSGDIVQALGIWDSMVEEGTPMDVISYNVLIHGFCLARDMKLAYSYSCQMLKMGLLPDVFTYNTLVSSLCKSGKLDEACYIHDVMLRMGVAPDEVSYKLIIQGLCVCGDVDKANGYLNCMLEKSMIPEPLVWNLIIDGYGRCGDICNAFAIRDRMLSFGVVPNVFTYNALIHAQVKIGNILYAYFLKKDMLLKGLFPDVVTYNLLIGAAAHAGHIHYALQLYDEMLRGGCNPDMITYTELIRGYCVKYNTKEAEELLAKLLKSGLLIDHVPFQILIKQYCKMKEPDRAFQLYRKWLAGNKRLSSLEIRSPARTVQNY, translated from the exons ATGGCT TTATGCATATCTTTTGGGGAATCATCGACAACGACAGTATCAGCACAAGTTTTGCTGCTtcgattttttgaaaaaaccattgAGAGTTTCAAGCACAATGTTACTAATTTATTCTGTGGAGTCTTATCCTGTGAGCCCGTTTTAGATCCAGATTTAAG GAGGACTGGTGGGCAAGGCATGGATGCTGTTGTTGGTGATGAGTTTTCGAATAATAAGCAAGGCGATGGCGGAGGAGGAGACCCACTAGTTTTTAATgtattggattcaatgcttaaGGGTAGTTTGGATCGTTTGAAATCGATGAG GGATGATATCTCTTTGGTGAAGAAAGGCATTACAGGATGTGCGCTGGATGTTAATTGTGCAGGAAATGAAGCTATAATCAAGGATTTGTGTCTGGGGGGTAAGTTGGGACCAGCTTTATGGCTAAGGAGTAAAATGATTCAGAAAGGTTTTGTTCCCGATGTGCTGACACACAATTATATGGTGAATGGACTGTGCAAAATGATTGAGTTGGAGAAGGCAGATTGGCTTATTAGGGAGATGCTAGACAAGGGTCCATCTCCCAACTGCGCCACATATAATACTTTTATCAAAGGTTATTGTCTTCTTGATAAGGTTGATAAAGCATTACATCTGTTTTCTTCTATGGCTAATAGTGGTACCAAACCAAATAGAGTTACTTTCAACACACTTTTGCATGCACTCTGCAAGAAGGACCTTTTAACTGAAGGTAAGAAGCTTCTTGGAGAGATATTAGATGATGACGAAAAGGCAACATCAAATGTTATCACCTCAACTATACTTATGGATTGTTCTATCAAGAGTGGAGATATAGTTCAGGCGCTTGGTATCTGGGATTCAATGGTGGAGGAGGGTACCCCAATGGATGTTATCTCATATAATGTTCTTATCCACGGATTCTGTTTAGCCAGAGACATGAAACTTGCATATAGCTATTCTTGTCAAATGCTTAAAATGGGTCTACTGCCTGATGTCTTCACATATAACACTCTTGTATCTAGCCTTTGCAAGAGTGGAAAGCTTGATGAGGCTTGTTACATACATGATGTGATGTTAAGAATGGGAGTTGCTCCAGATGAGGTTTcgtataaattaataattcaagGCCTATGTGTTTGTGGGGATGTAGATAAGGCTAATGGTTATCTTAATTGTATGTTAGAGAAATCAATGATACCAGAGCCTCTTGTGTGGAACCTCATAATTGATGGTTATGGGAGATGTGGAGATATTTGTAATGCATTTGCCATCAGAGATCGTATGTTGTCTTTTGGTGTTGTACCAAATGTGTTCACTTACAATGCATTGATCCATGCACAAGTAAAAATAGGAAACATTTTGTAtgcatattttctgaaaaaggATATGCTTTTAAAGGGCCTTTTTCCGGATGTGGTTACTTACAATCTTTTGATCGGTGCAGCTGCTCATGCAGGACACATTCATTATGCTCTTCAATTATATGATGAAATGCTTAGAGGGGGATGTAATCCAGACATGATAACTTACACTGAGCTAATTAGAGGTTACTGTGTGAAGTATAACACCAAGGAGGCAGAGGAACTTTTAGCCAAGTTATTGAAATCTGGTTTACTAATTGATCACGTTCCATTTCAAATACTAATTAAGCAGTACTGCAAAATGAAGGAGCCTGATAGGGCATTTCAGCTGTATCGGAAGTGGTTGGCTGGAAACAAGAGACTTTCCTCTTTGGAGATCCGGAGTCCTGCTAGGACAGTGCAAAATTACTAG
- the LOC18107589 gene encoding uncharacterized protein LOC18107589 produces the protein MADWDECLKWIAMSAPETEPGQEQLYHYLSFGWLCGGIIEHASGKKFQEILEEAIVRPLNIEGELYVGIPPGAESRLASLTLDEEDFSKLSKIASRPELPSTFQPENISQLVTAVPALFNMLNVRRAIIPGANGHCSARALARYYAALVDGGLVPPPHSSLSKPPLGTHPHILKFPSEITSKKQKGKKSKAAGSTSKKKGNGYELKMNHSKDFKDGGESNSDGYTRLANDSAGGSCSDASPPKGFAASENPRQNNAIRIFNNPEFMMSSWAWVNTGI, from the exons ATGGCTGACTGGGATGAATGTCTGAAATGGATTGCTATGTCAGCACCTGAGACTGAACCTGGCCAGGAGCAGTTGTATCACTATCTGTCTTTTGGCTGGCTTTGTGGTGGAATAATCGAG CATGCCTCTGGGAAGAAATTTCAGGAGATCCTTGAAGAAGCAATAGTTCGACCTCTCAACATTGAAGGCGAGCTATATGTTGGAATTCCTCCAG GTGCGGAATCTCGACTAGCGTCTCTGACATTAGATGAAGAAGATTTTAGCAAGCTCTCAAAAATTGCTAGTCGTCCTGAGCTTCCCTCCACCTTCCAGCCAGAGAACATTTCCCAACTAGTAACTGCAGTGCCTGCTTTGTTTAACATGCTGAACGTTCGTCGCGCCATTATACCAGGTGCTAACGGACATTGCTCAGCTCGTGCTCTTGCACGCTACTATGCAGCTCTTGTTGATGGAGGCCTGGTCCCACCACCTCATTCCTCTTTGTCCAAGCCACCCCTTGGTACCCACCCACACATTCTCAAATTTCCTTCAGAGATTACCTCCAAAAAGCAGAAAGGTAAAAAGAGTAAGGCAGCGGGTTCtacttcaaagaaaaaaggaaatggtTATGAGCTCAAGATGAATCACAGTAAAGATTTCAAGGATGGTGGAGAAAGTAACAGTGATGGGTATACCAGGCTTGCTAATGATAGCGCTGGTGGCAGCTGCAGTGATGCTAGTCCACCCAAAGGCTTTGCAGCCAGTGAAAACCCTCGCCAAAATAATGCCATCAGGATTTTTAATAACCCAGAATTCATGATGAGTTCATGGGCGTGGGTGAATACAGGAATCTAG